From a single Dromaius novaehollandiae isolate bDroNov1 chromosome 13, bDroNov1.hap1, whole genome shotgun sequence genomic region:
- the LOC112984363 gene encoding histamine H3 receptor-like, translating to MGQDLPWLNHSGSPRAAGNACAADGQRGGPFSAAASALLAALMGLLVLATVLGNALVILAFVVDRSLRTQGNFFFLNLAIADLLVGGFCIPLYIPYVLTGEWRLGRGLCKLWLVVDYLVCTASVFNIVLISFDRFISVTKAMNYRAQKGMTRNAILKMIIVWIAAFLLYGPAILSWEHIAQKSILPEGECHAEFFYNWYFLMIASTIEFFTPFITVTYFNLSIYLNIRKRTSLRNENLSPGQEDCEMSFQGKKREHTIFFVKPANRQKHEKRANSLSPPKPQASKLSLHKLDNQSLNLNVNQDLPPLQVDVETKPYRNSLYKTTESICNTTSRGDIANTMANKFRLSRDKRVAKSLAIIVCVFGLCWAPYTLLMIIRAACHGHCVQYSLYETSFWLLWVNSAINPVLYPLCHISFRKAFIKLLCPGKAKIHPHILM from the exons ATGGGCCAGGACCTGCCGTGGCTTAACCACTCCGgcagcccgcgggcggcgggcaACGCGTGCGCGGCGgacgggcagcgcggcgggcccTTCTCCGCTGCCGCCtcggcgctgctggcggcgctcatggggctgctggtgctggccaCCGTGCTGGGCAATGCCCTGGTCATCCTGGCGTTCGTGGTGGACCGGAGCCTCCGCACGCAGGGCAACTTCTTCTTCCTCAACCTGGCCATCGCCGACCTCCTGGTGG GCGGCTTCTGCATCCCCCTGTACATCCCTTACGTGCTGACGGGCGAGTGGAGGCTCGGCAGGGGCTTGTGCAAGCTGTGGCTGGTGGTGGACTACCTGGTGTGCACCGCCTCCGTCTTCAACATCGTCCTCATCAGCTTCGACAGGTTCATCTCTGTCACCAAGGCG ATGAATTACAGGGCTCAGAAGGGGATGACCAGAAATGCAATACTGAAGATGATTATTGTATGgattgctgcttttcttctctacGGTCCAGCCATCCTCAGCTGGGAGCACATTGCCCAAAAAAGCATCCTCCCTGAAGGAGAATGTCATGCAGAATTCTTCTACAACTGGTATTTCCTAATGATTGCATCTACTATTGAATTCTTTACACCTTTCATTACTGTTACGTACTTTAACTTAAGTATTTACCTCAACATCAGGAAGCGCACATCCCTCAGAAATGAAAACCTATCACCTGGTCAAGAGGACTGTGAAATGagtttccaggggaaaaaaagggaacacACCATATTTTTTGTAAAACCTGCTAATAGACAGAAACATGAGAAAAGAGCAAACAGCCTTTCTCCCCCTAAACCACAGGCTTCAAAGCTCAGCCTACATAAGCTTGACAATCAGTCACTAAATTTGAATGTCAATCAAGACCTTCCACCACTTCAGGTAGATGTCGAGACCAAACCATATAGGAACAGTTTATACAAAACGACAGAAAGCATATGCAACACCACAAGCAGAGGGGATATTGCTAACACTATGGCAAATAAATTTAGACTTTCCCGGGACAAAAGAGTAGCAAAATCATTAGCAATCATTGTCTGTGTGTTTGGTTTGTGCTGGGCTCCATATACACTCTTGATGATCATTAGAGCAGCTTGCCATGGGCACTGTGTGCAGTATTCACTTTATGAGACTTCATTTTGGCTTCTGTGGGTGAATTCAGCCATTAACCCTGTTCTATATCCACTGTGCCACATAAGCTTTAGAAAGGCTTTTATAAAACTCCTGTGTCCAGGAAAAGCCAAAATTCATCCTCATATTttgatgtga